The following proteins are co-located in the Sporolactobacillus pectinivorans genome:
- a CDS encoding protein-glutamine gamma-glutamyltransferase, whose amino-acid sequence MIITSGQTFTADMYGSFAESGRYAPVIIRMMAESSELFAYPSRHELTFEIKMRNETIEAARALFSSGVAFATFYYSACNETFWNLTGDGGFELRTGIQPSAAIDDIFQNGEAYAFECATAMMIVFYKALIKTISQERFNEVFQHLYLWDWQNHPFLPLKNAHHVGQGIPGDVRYFKNPEVNPQTPQWQGENAVDLSNHLYYGHGIGTLSADQIINELNKYRRRGAEISAFLMNSATRPDYLSLSALADGSQMEGIRIAAGTSFYTF is encoded by the coding sequence ATGATCATTACATCCGGTCAGACTTTTACAGCGGATATGTATGGTAGTTTCGCAGAATCCGGCCGCTATGCGCCGGTCATCATCCGCATGATGGCCGAATCATCCGAACTGTTTGCCTATCCGTCGCGGCACGAACTGACTTTCGAAATCAAAATGCGTAATGAAACAATCGAGGCCGCCCGCGCCCTTTTTTCAAGCGGCGTAGCATTTGCTACGTTTTACTATTCAGCTTGCAATGAAACGTTCTGGAACCTGACAGGGGACGGTGGTTTTGAACTCAGGACGGGAATTCAGCCATCGGCAGCAATAGATGATATTTTTCAGAATGGCGAAGCTTATGCCTTCGAATGCGCAACAGCCATGATGATTGTTTTTTACAAAGCGCTGATCAAAACAATTTCTCAAGAAAGGTTCAACGAGGTTTTCCAGCACCTTTACCTGTGGGACTGGCAAAATCACCCTTTTCTCCCATTGAAGAATGCCCATCATGTCGGTCAAGGAATACCCGGGGATGTCCGCTACTTTAAAAATCCCGAGGTCAACCCACAGACACCGCAATGGCAGGGTGAGAACGCGGTCGATTTGTCGAATCATCTCTATTATGGCCACGGTATCGGTACCCTTTCCGCTGACCAGATTATTAACGAACTGAACAAATATCGCCGGAGAGGCGCGGAAATTTCCGCTTTTTTGATGAACAGTGCAACCCGTCCGGATTATCTGTCGCTATCGGCTCTCGCGGACGGATCGCAGATGGAAGGAATCAGG